Genomic DNA from Danio rerio strain Tuebingen ecotype United States chromosome 22, GRCz12tu, whole genome shotgun sequence:
attctTATGTATACAATGTGTATTCTCTAATTATAATTGACAGAAACAAGAGATtgctttgtaaatatattttataaaggcCCAACACTTGAACATTTGCAGCTTCACATCTGACTGAAAAGAGGAAATATGCATATCTTGTGTTTCGTacataatctgtttaataaatagtgCAAGGAATAACACAAATGATATCTTCATACTATCAGTGTTACTGACACTCcaagctgagaaaaaaaaatattactctcCATTTAATATGATAACTGACAGATGACTGATTAGGAGATCAGCTGCATTATTCATGTTACAATTAACATTTAGctaatattaattaatgctttttttaaagttcatgttaactaatattGTTTGCTAATATTAAcaaactgaattattattttgtaaaactcACGTGTAAGGTGCCACTACATGACACAATCTTATCAAGgtcagttttatttgtttagcacCTTAAGACAAGTTAAATGTTGAAGTGCTTCACTgacaaaaattacaaacaatttgAGAAACAGGACagtataaattacaataaaaatttaatataaaaagaatTGTGAGTTACAGTTATGAGttctaaaaagtaaataaaaagaaaaatatactgttaaaatctgaaaaattaaaaccccttttaaaaaaacattccccaagtttcataaactaatttcgagaggagcacgtgatatgattgtgcaccgctggccactcatccgtaatcagtaataatccaatcagaatgatcctagcttaatataaatagatcactttctcctcatcttcgttttggaagaatgctTCCCGCTACAAACGCTCCAGCATTTAAACTACGCTTCAGCATCATTCTACCTTTTGGCATGGaagaacaaacaatcaacaacaacaacaacaacaacaattcctCCAACAAGAACCCCGCTCTCCTCAAAACTCTAGCAGCTGCCTCGCCAGCAATCGAGCCAGAATCCCCGCAAGAAGCCGGCATATCAACTCTTCCATCTTCTACTTCATCTGCCCCTCACTACACAAGCCACAACTTCGTCTAAACTTATGACGCCGGCGATTCAAGCCACCGCAATGAAGCCGAACTTACTGATCACCTAACGTTAGCGGTCCACTTTCGGTAACGTGCatgctttaaagcaggggtgtcaaactcaattcctgaagggccgaaaccctgcacagtttagttccaaccctgctccaacacactcacctgtaggtttcaaacaagcctgaaggattcgattagtttgatcaagtgtgtttaattggggttggaactaaactgtgcagagctgcggcccttttggaactgagtttgacacctgtgctttaaaggGAAGTCTGGCGAGTACAGCGTGAATAGAATGCTTTAAATGAAGAGCTCACCTCTCAGCCTCCCGCTGGTCAGAAGATCCATAACATTCTGACAGCTGAAATAGTTTGAAGCCAAATGACCAGGCAATCTAATCCATAAACATTAGTCCACAACACCTTCATTCGTCGATATACATCTGTGGAAAGGTGCACTGATATCCAAACCAGCTGCTGGTGAGAGTGGAGCCATACTTTCACGCAtaaacattggctgtttctcaattccaagaacgcagagaacggacttgtgtttttgtggagaccggtcttgccaggtgtcctcggaagaacgaactcaggagaccgcgagggcagagaacgcgtcctttgagaaatgggatgctgcgttcttcctgatggtcatgtgaccttcacgtgttttaaatggtaaattatttaaacattacagcatttatacaacgatttattgtttttccccttttcaaaatatatactttgcataaaacattataaatatatgttgcacaatataaataaaacagattttaatacgaattccagcaaacaaacaacccttaatgtgtttatttctttattaagatgtccatggtaatgtttactttcaccgtttcatttagggaaactcctgaagtaaataattcatatctatgaactttattaataataatagataaaatgctgcgcttcccacctccagtcgcaatgacttctgggacttccagagcgagtttggtgctcaagtctgcatcggtgtgtcctcgatatcaagaacacatccgggaagtttcatgcgtcctccgtacttgcggtcttgagtattggaactgaacttaggcagctgatgatgacgtttcacgagaacacgaggacccaagaccgctgaagaacacatattgagaaacagccatagtagAGATCTGATCTACAAAATGGCCACCAGCCTTTGCACTCCAAGGAgccaatagcttaaaggggaagtATCACCATCCTATGAGTTCTCCAAaactggagatggtcccgccttctctcccgacaaattcatgaatggacTGCGTGCAGAGACTTTGATTCCGGCCAAATAAGCTTAAGATTTCCAATCATGTTGAGATTACAGACATGTTACTTATCATGGATGGAGTAAAGCcatgataaacattacatttacacaGTTCCTATTAAGTGGCTACATCGTTTTTCAAGTTTGATGTTGgcagttgatatatttacattttaataataattatatatacatacattaaaaataataataataaataaataaataaaattataaaatgagtATTAACCAGCTAGTGATAGACAACCTACTCATCAAGCAGTAACTCTTTTGTATCACGCCAATTGTGACTCTCATATCAATACACCTGAACATCAGTCAGTTTATAATGGCAGTAAGAAAACAATTTCCTGCACGACTGCAACAAACAAGAGGAGGACAATTCTGGCCATTGAGTAGCCTTTCATACTTTGTGTTAAATACATTCGAGTTTATAAAACTTCTATATcagtaaggggtttaaactccactccaTCATCATCTCACCAGCTCTCCAAGAGGTACTTCCAGGACTTCCAGCATAGAAACGCCCCATACGCTCAGTTCTCCTTCTAATTACCACCCTGCAGGAGGACAAATGCCCATTTCTACAACCCTTGCACATTGTGACATTAAGTATTagaacatgcattaacaaaggcgctTCTATTCACAATGATCCATACACTTATGAAGACTCCTACCACGAATATCAGCCAATACAATTAATCATGTCTGCTGTACATGTGCCATGTTGCAaagatttcatttctaattctctcttgttttccatTTTAGAGTTCAAGACTGCCGGCTCCTGAAACTGCCCTCATTCAACCCATAACACTCTTCATCCATTCCTAATGCATTTACACTCTTCGCAAAGATACTTTCCGCCCATACAGCCCACACCCTTgatgccatattcacactagACTTTGGTTCAGAGATGTTCTAAGTTAACATTAAAGTTCATCTCACATCCCATCACAGCATAGCTGAATAGCTAATCTAATTTTGCAGGATGAAGAACTCTCTTTCTTTATTATGCAAACAGATCAATTACACAAGGACATTCTAGGACATTAGCCATTTTGAGCCAACCCCCCAACCCCAATTTACTCTTCATATTACTATTGACAATATTTATCACTCATTAACGCTCCATTGCTGACTATCATTTGTACTTCTGCTATAGCAGAGTCACTCCGCCGAGCCTCATTCTCCCTctgcacccccccccccttcttccCATTTATAGATGACACAAACCGCCCTGTCACATGATTCTGATTTAGAGATGCTTATAGCAGTTCTTTGTTCCACAGGTTTCCCCCAGATCAACTCCCAGTCACTCTTACACAGGGTGTCTGTGGTGTATCAGAAGGTGTTGGGGGCTGATAAGTCAATATAGAGGAGTTTGAGGGCCTTTAAAGTATTAGAAAGTCTTAGATTCCTTTACAaggtaatacatttattgttgtacAAGGTAtcattgtatgctaaagtttgcttgTATTTAAGCCTTGAATATCAGGATACTAGGTAGTTATGTAATCAGTAAAATTCTACTAAGGTTTGACAGCTTGCCGCTTGTTTACTGCAACACTATCAGTCTGCAGCTATATAGGTGACAACCTGTCGAATCGGctagattttaatatacatgttttCTGTATTGAATGTTTAGTTGGATTCATTgattactttttaatatttagtaaatattccgTAAGATAAATCTCGCCAGCATTTTTGATTGAAAGTGGTGATAAGGTCTTTAAATGTGTGGAAAAGTATTAAAGGTGTTGAATTACTTCTCTTATTCCTGTATACTATGTTTCAGAATATGAGCAGCCATCACAGAAGTACAAAGGGCAGCAACAAATCCAGATCCTAGGAAGGTGGTCACCTGGTGGTCACCTTTTatatcggctagaataaaatcaggttttaatttttttttttttattattaacccctttaagctatatatatatatatatatatatatatatatatatatatatatatatatatatatatatacatatatatatatttgatagcctacagaacaaaccatcattatacaataacttgcccaataaATTACCTAATTCTGCCTAGtcaacctagttgagcctttaaattactgtcatcatgaaaatgtgcttaatgcaatATAAACTGTGTATAATTGGAAACTGTATAATTtgcaaatgtttaaaacaatatttgagTTTTTTGAAGAATTTTAATGTGCATCTGTGGGTGGACATATACTGTAGCTAATTATGAGTGACCGTAACCCTTGTTTCCCGAAAAAGGAACGGAGACATGTGTCTAGAGATAAACACTATGGAAGTTTGATAGATGACCAGTCACTCTGAagagctgcggtcacactggacttttctccctatagactttcattcatatgcacgcgaatgcatcagaccagaaacgcagcCCCATGCAAAACATTTCGCAGTTCGCTGGGTTGCAAAGTCTAagttggtgaactctgacctgcgaaatcgcatcatttgactgcgtgagactaatcgaggatcaaaacatgacctctctgtacagaaatttaaaatatggatcaATGGCTTGCTTTTTTCACAGTTTGATCAACGTATatactttttttctcttttttttattagagTATACAAAAGATACACAATTTGACATCATACAACgaaaatgaaacaacaacaaaaataacaaagacAACAACATTACAGTCAGATACTGGCaggtgggtgtgtttgtgtgcatgtgtttgtgtgcatgtgtgtgtgtgcacgcgcgcaTGTGCATTTAAAGGTAACTAAGTAAAGAGGTcagatagggctgtgcaattcaTCAAAAATCCGGTTTCGATTTAGGCTTCTTACgtttatgaaaaaccattaatcgagataaacaattattgcatcatataacgacccctttccagttgtacacatttgttgctctgcaaagctcagcttCACACGAAAATTACTAAAAGCttgtactgtaatgtaatgtttgcAGCATGAGATGCACATCGGTCATTAATGTACATTcaaatgattaatatttttaaaatcgcCAACGAGACCGCATGCTTGTGTGCACAAAGCATGCGGAAAGCATGCGGACAGCATACggtcacattcacacactgagacgagcaaagcacacacacatctaaagtcatcttaatgtgagcgctttaatagtcaaataggtgtcaaaatgcagTGTTTAGTAATTACtgatattaaccctcatttgtgtaggAAACAAACGAGttaagaatcaaaagacatgtgaaagagaaaccattaaagtgacagtgcgtaATATTCCTGCTGTGGCCTGTTTTCAtcactattaataaaaaaacaaaaggagaaaatccctcactgctcttgactgaaggacttttgtagcgtaagtgttttttttttttaacaattaagaTGCTtcaagcacagtttgtttcatatttttattttattgtatttatttctctttcctgtACGGGGCGGAAAATAACTGAATATGcacttaaggtcagaattattagccctccaaaATTATTAGCAGCCTTTTTCCCCACATTTTCTGTTcaatggagaaaagattttttttcaacccatttctgaacataataataactaatttctaaaaaccATGCaacgatgacagtacataatatttgactagatattttttcaaaatacaagcattcagattagtGCAACtgaaaggcttaattagggtaattaggcaagtcattgtataacagtagtttcttctgcaatCAAAATAgctattgcttaagggggctaataatattgactttaaaataggtttaaaaatatttaaaactgcttttattctagctaaaataaaacaaataagactttctccgcaAGAAaatttttataggaaatactgttaaaatcccTTGATTACCTTTTTTTTGATTACCCTTTatttgattacaattatgaccaaaacaatcgtaattatgatttttcccaaaatcgagcagccctaaggtcagagtacatacaaaagggacaataacagtcaataaatgaagcaagtaacagatttaaaaattaagaagaaaaaaaaatacagagagaaagaaagaaaccagtcagtggTAAGGAGTCGCAAAAATGCAAGTgatataatgatagtaataatgacagtaaaaagaaagaaaggacgaCAGTAACAaggactactactactacaacacatCCATTACTTCTTATACCACTATATCCACGGCATCTACTACTACAGAAATTACTACATCAACCCCAACTacaactgctactactactatgacgacgactactactactactactactactacagcaaTGTGAATAATGACAATGGTAGAcatacttgtaataatgataatgaggaGATAACAGAAAGACAAGTCAGAatagttacaataataataatggtaacagAAGTagaagtaataatattaatagtgatAATAGTGAGGAGGTGAGGGGAGGTTGGGAAATCAGGAAgaagacaaataataataataataataataataataataataataataataagtagtagAAAAGGAAATAGAAGAGgaaagagaagaaaaagaaaagggagGGGAATAAAGAGTAGAAgaagaaaaggaaaggaaaaaagtAAGTGGGAAAATAAAGTGCAGCagacaaaataatgagaatattaagaaaaaaaacattactataataatgataatatacgcataataaaaacacaaagtaaagaataatattggaaaaaagaatttaagtaaaaatatgatgaattattaataataataataattattattattatatcattcattGACCCGTTATCTTACTCTTCAGAGTTCCCATGAAGGGGAACCCGAGTTTGGTCAGAAAGCCCATTCTTACTCTTAATATTTatagttataataaataaataaaaatagtacattgtattttgtaacttgacaaaaaaaaaggttgtggtgtgaatcacatttatttttcatacacTATTTTGCCCACTCCATTTTATGAAGGCCCAACCACTTGAACATTTCCAGCCTATCTGTTGACTGGAAAGAGAAAAAAAGCATACCTTACAGTATGTTTTGTAGATAACCTATTAATTAGATGGACAAGGAATAACACAAACAATGTCTTTATACTACATGTTACTGACAAAacaagctgtaaaaaaaaaagtcacaaaaagACTCGCTAGTGTCTCCTCCCATCTTTAGTGTATATTTATAAAGCGTTTTGTCATTGTAAGCTCACTGATAGTCTTCATcatgaccatcatcatcatctctctgCTCCTGCTGGTTTCTCTGGTGCCAAACCTGACCTTCACTGGTGAGACTGACTATACAACACGATTTACAGATTTATAAATAAGAGCATTATAAAATTGACATGTGCTGAGTAATTTGACACAATTTCTTTCAGCTCATGTGGGCATAGTAGATGGCCAGGAGGCAAAACCTCACTCCAGACCTTACATGGTTTCTGTTCAACAGTTCGATCAAAATATTTGTGCCGGATTCCTCATTTCCGACCGGTTTGTCTTGACGGCTGCACAGTGCTGGCACCAGTAAGAGTTTTGTTTCTTGTGAACAGCAATGTTTATTGACAAAGCATTTTAACCAAAGACTTTTGAATGACTTAATACATATTTCCAATGCACTCTTTCATCAGGAATCAGGATTTGACTGTTGTGGTCGGTGCCCATGATTTGAGAAAACGTCAACATTCCAAGAACTTTATAGTGAAGAACCACATTACGCATCCAAACTTCAATTCTAAAACGTTTGAGAATGACATCATGCTTTTAAAGGTACCCTCCTGTATAACctttgttcaaaataatgaactgATGAGGAAACGGTGGCACAaatttcaaaattcatgttttaaCATCTGAAATTCTTTTAATTCACCCTGTCCTTCGGGGCTAAAACAGCACTAAAATCAGTTTAATCTCAATTTGTTCATtgctaataaatgtgtttttaaattacaGCTAAAGGAAAAAGTCCCACTGAACAACAAGATAAGACCAATATCATTACCAAAGAATGGAGAAAGTTTTAAAGCAGATACTCTCTGTAGTGTTGCTGGTTGGGGAAGACTGTGGACTAAAGGCCCAGTGAGTGACCTTCTATTGGAGGCAAAGACAGCTATAGTGAATGATGCAGAGTGTAAACTCAGATGGGGATCTCATTATGTGCCCTCAATGATGATCTGTGCTTTTGGTCATGGTGGATCCTGCAATGTAcgtataaaaaagttaataaaaatgtatcaaaatgtaTGAACATGTTTTACTAGTGACATGTTTATCTGTGTTGCTTAACAGGGTGATGGAGGAGGTCCTTTGGTTTGTAATAACACTGCTGTTGGGGTCACAATTTTCAGAGACCATTATCTCTGTAATTCACGTTTGCTTCCTAATGTGTATACTAAGATTTCAGTATATCTTCCATGGATCCGCAGCATAATTGGAAATGTCTAGCGACTCCATGAAAATAAAAACGGATGAAATGTTTTTCTTGAATTCTTctgtaaattctttaataaatgtaTGGCAAGCATCCATCAGTTGAACTGTCCTCTTTGTCACAACcatttattataacaatttaGATTGGGGTGCATGTTTAAAGTCAGTCCACACCAGTTTACAGTACTTGATCATAATATCGACAACTTCTTAAAATTAGCATTATCTGAACATAGTCTACATAAAAGGGGGATCTTCAAAACTACTGCTTAAACATTTATCagactactgaaaaaaataatgaaattgtGAAACTCTTAGATATGCACATTTCACCATAACTGGAGATTTTCCTAAAAATGTTCCAGTTTTTAAGCCtgctcaaaacaacacaaaaagccCAGCTTAACTACAGTGTTGCTACTTAACATGTTATAGCTGCATTTTTTAACATTCAGGAAACTTTGTTACCTATCATTTCCAGAAAGCAAAATACTGTACTGAGATCTTCATAACACCTTCAATTTCATACAGCTAACATTTAAATGGACTGAAAGAAACAAGACATAGGCATGCTCACAACAAGTACAATAACTACAGCGATAACCATCAAAATATCATCATTCTAAATGCAGATTAGTAAGAGTGAGTCTACGCTCTACGGTATGGTATTTGGTAAAACAACTATGTTAAATCCATATCATTTACCAAAGGATAGCAAAAATGTTAACACAGAAACACAATTTTAGTTATACTTTTGTTTAACCCTCATATCTTGTTCACACCCCGCCCCTTACTTCAGTGTTCCCTGTCAAAATTGACTggtctgttttaactgctcttaaattaacacaaaaacaattttttcatccctaaatttttattcaacattctttagctgtgaacaatgccttaaagtagtgtttaaaattaatttatagaatccgacataaaataactgcagcAAAAAAAAACAGCCGTTGAAAATGTAATACAAAATGAACATTATATGaaagaaatcaaaatactttgttttgttaataatagacagctcgctaaaataactatcacagggtctgaccaaagaaCCTGACATTTTAATCCatctgggctgcgtttcccgataacgattgatcttagcacttaagagcgttttctacgagtcattttgcgaacgttcgttattgtttcacgtgcgtttcccaaaaatgcacttaacacaattgcacgtagcccagctttaagtgcaacttaggagtcgctatccgtttgttaagtgctgaaatgtcacgctatagaatggctcgttattgttgcacatgttatagcaatccatataattcttcttctacttgtgtgaatgtatattcaactcgaataacataaaaaaaatatatttttgagccagtttaaaaacataaattaactggaaatgtcgtactgtaaaaacactgtcttgctccaatctcgcataaaactaattctaacagtccttgccggaaacgacatcagcatcattttcgatatttatatgaaaccttaattaagtagaattatttatcaatttctttatcaaaaattgcttatctcacatcaaaataaataaataagtaaataaataaataaataaataagctcttacatttatttttgaaaagtttagcctaattatCCCCACCTGATGTGCATTTGCTAATAGGACAAAAATATAGCCTACTACCCTCGAAATGTCCATATAcaacagtgtaattttttttttcattctaacatttattatgctatttttttttttcattattatttgtatattgaattgtgtaatgtgtagaaaatataaatgaatagagatatacgtacaaataaaatgaataatgactttgaagagaagtaaattgtaggtgcaatttgccggttgtccagcaggtgccctcataaccctgtctccttacgatgcacttaaggctttacgattactccagagcactcgtagatccactaagattttcaagtgctacttaagttacgatgcttttgggaaacagaccgtaatattaagatcagtcgtacgatcatttctacgaacttcttaggcttacaatgcttttgggaaacgcagccctgaaTGATTGACCAACCAGCAAAGCACAGACAAAAGGGTATACTTTCCTGTGCATTGAGTgctcaaatttttttatttagtcctTCAATTGGACTATATTAGTATAGGGAATAGTGACTGAGGGTATAGATGGTGAGCATGGGCAAAGAACTAGCACTGgttatactttggtcatttttgagtgagatgatAACGGTAAAGATGAAAATCGTGCAAATTAGCtacttaactgacaaaacgtaaaaatagttatttccttgtgagatcaggctggaggattcGCACAAAAGCGCGGAAAAGAGATGTGTACCTGTAAAAGACATTGTTTAGTCTGAAATATGCGAGTGAGTGAGTTCTGGTGAACTCACAATTCAATAAAAGAGGTGATCATTACTAACATTGTTTCAGAGTAGGTCTGTCTAGTATATGGGCGTGCCAAGATAGTGCACTTTGTCAGCGTGGCACATATCTATCAGGGTAAGCCAAGGGTGACATTTCCGAAAAACTGTCTGGCCATTGTCTTCCCCAGGACATAGGCAGCCGACTTGAAGGTCATGAGAGCATCATCAACCACCGTACAGAGCTTACGATTAAgcctggtaaaaaaaaacaaactgccCTTGTGCAGCACAGCCCTGTGGTGTTGTTTTGTAGAACAGAAGCGGCATGTTCTGCAGCGGTGTGGGCTCTGGCCTTGAAGGGAGATCTCAGCTTACCCCTCCAGGTGGCGGCACCAACCACCAGAGGAAAGATTCGTACCCACTGGCCACCTCACCATCAAGGGAGGTGAAGGTCTGACAGCTTGCTCTCTGATGTCGCGATGGGCATCTGATCTCTGGTGTCATCAAGTGAAGGTGTGGTATCCCGGGAGATGAACCGACACAACCAATCGAAGCTTGGATAGGGCATGCTGTGGAACAGCGGAGGGTCTGCGGGCCTGGAGGCGATGAATAAACCTCCACTTTGTTCCTAAGATCTGCCCACATGCTAACATCTTTCACGGGGAGCAACGGAGATGGCTTGAAAGCCGCAATCTCAGCTGCACAATAGCCATGCTCTCAGAGTAAAAGCATGAGCTTTCCACAGGAACCGCATCAACATGCTGTACCCCCAGACCTGTGATGCAGTACCCGTGCTCATCATCCTGAGATAACAACCACTGCATCCAGATACACACAGTCGGAACAGCATCTTGAAAAAGACACATTTCTTAACCTTGTTGCTCTCTTAGGATCTGCTATTTTAGTGAAAATTGGTCTTTTAGCTACCAGGGAGACGTCCAGGGGATGAGAAAGGAGCCCAGTTCGACTGCCGCTGTACGCGTCGTTGAACGCACTGGCAGGAATTCAGTC
This window encodes:
- the LOC110439065 gene encoding duodenase-1-like, which gives rise to MTIIIISLLLLVSLVPNLTFTAHVGIVDGQEAKPHSRPYMVSVQQFDQNICAGFLISDRFVLTAAQCWHQNQDLTVVVGAHDLRKRQHSKNFIVKNHITHPNFNSKTFENDIMLLKLKEKVPLNNKIRPISLPKNGESFKADTLCSVAGWGRLWTKGPVSDLLLEAKTAIVNDAECKLRWGSHYVPSMMICAFGHGGSCNGDGGGPLVCNNTAVGVTIFRDHYLCNSRLLPNVYTKISVYLPWIRSIIGNV